Proteins co-encoded in one Malus sylvestris chromosome 9, drMalSylv7.2, whole genome shotgun sequence genomic window:
- the LOC126633753 gene encoding uncharacterized protein LOC126633753, whose protein sequence is MLPLFMAAMRKLSALTLENNKFTGMIPTMPVNEAVLSHKKLLSRAHKDSVAVVDVSFEEGFPLILTALEVLDNSTQLVLEVAQHLDENMVRIIAMDGTERLVIGQSVLNTGGAACRINEIGFD, encoded by the exons ATGCTACCGTTGTTCATGGCGGCGATGCGGAAGCTCTCGGCATTGACGCTGGAGAACAATAAGTTCACGGGTATGATTCCGACCATGCCGGTTAATGAGGCCGTTCTG TCACACAAGAAGTTGTTGTCGCGGGCGCACAAGGACTCGGTTGCCGTCGTCGACGTGAGTTTCGAGGAGGGGTTTCCCCTGATCTTGACCGCGCTTGAGGTACTGGACAACTCGACCCAGTTGGTGCTCGAGGTGGCTCAACACTTGGATGAGAACATGGTCAGGATCATTGCTATGGATGGGACTGAAAGGCTTGTGATAGGACAGAGCGTGCTCAACACCGGTGGGGCTGCCTGCCGAATAAATGAGATAGGTTTTGATTGA
- the LOC126581846 gene encoding protein disulfide isomerase-like 2-3, producing MRENQFRAVAIIFFLFFFVFNVCDALYGPSTPVLQLTPSNFKSKVLDSNRVVLVEFFAPWCGHCQALTPIWEKAATVLKGVATVAALDADAHKSLAQEYGIRGFPTIKVFVPGKPPVDYQGARDVKPVAEFALQQIKALLKDRLSGKTTGGSSEKSEPSASVELNSQNFNELVLKSKELWIVEFFAPWCGHCKKLAPEWKKAAKNLQGKVKLGHVDCDAEKSLMSKFNVQGFPTILVFGADKESPLPYEGARSASAIESFALEQLETNVAPPEVTELTGPDAMEEKCGSAAICFVAFLPDILDSKAEGRNKYIQQLLSVAEKFKRSPYSYVWAAAGKQPDLENRVGVGGYGYPALVALNAKKGAYAPLKSAFEVDQITEFVREAGRGGKGNLPLEGTPSIVKIEPWDGKDGQILEEDEFSLEELMGEDTTNKDEL from the exons atgagagagaaccAATTTCGAGCAGTCGCAATCATCTTCTTCCTGTTTTTCTTCGTCTTCAATGTCTGTGATGCACTGTACGGACCTTCAACGCCAGTTCTTCAGCTAACTCCTTCCAACTTCAAGTCCAAG GTTCTGGACTCGAACAGAGTTGTTCTGGTTGAATTCTTTGCACCGTGGTGCGGGCATTGTCAGGCTCTAACACCGATTTGGGAGAAGGCGGCTACTGTCTTAAAGGGTGTGGCTACCGTGGCAGCTCTTGATGCTGATGCGCACAAGTCCCTCGCTCAG GAATACGGGATCAGAGGATTTCCAACAATAAAGGTGTTTGTACCTGGAAAGCCTCCAGTTGACTATCAGGGAGCAAGGGATGTGAAACCCGTTGCAGAATTTGCACTCCAACAG ATAAAGGCACTGTTGAAAGACCGTTTAAGTGGAAAGACAACAGGAGGATCAAGTGAAAAATCTGAGCCTAGTGCTTCAGTAGAATTAAACTCCCAGAATTTTAATGAACTGGTGCTTAAAAGTAAGGAACTCTGGATTGTCGAGTTCTTTGCACCTTG GTGCGGGCACTGCAAAAAATTGGCACCTGAGTGGAAGAAGGCGGCTAAAAACTTACAAGGGAAGGTGAAGTTGGGACACGTTGATTGTGATGCAGAGAAG TCTCTGATGAGCAAGTTCAACGTTCAAGGATTTCCAACCATATTGGTATTTGGAGCTGACAAAGAGAGCCCACTCCCCTATGAGGGTGCGAGGAGTGCTTCAGCCATTGAATCATTTGCTCTTGAACAATTGGAAACAAACGTTGCACCTCCTGAAGTGACCGAGCTAACTGGCCCT GATGCAATGGAAGAGAAATGTGGTTCAGCTGCCATCTGTTTTGTGGCATTCCTACCTGATATCTTGGACTCCAAGGCAGAAGGGAGGAACAAGTACATTCAGCAGTTACTATCCGTTGCAGAGAAGTTTAAGAGAAGTCCCTACAG CTATGTCTGGGCAGCAGCTGGTAAGCAACCAGACCTCGAGAACCGAGTAGGTGTCGGAGGTTATGGATATCCAGCATTGGTGGCCTTAAATGCAAAAAAGGGAGCTTATGCACCACTTAAGAGTGCATTCGAGGTTGATCAGATTAC AGAATTTGTGAGGGAAGCCGGGCGTGGAGGAAAGGGAAACTTGCCTCTGGAGGGCACCCCGAGCATTGTGAAGATCGAACCCTGGGATGGTAAAGACGGACAGATTCTTGAAGAGGACGAGTTCTCCCTTGAAGAACTGATGGGAGAAGACACTACGAACAAGGACGAGTTGTGA
- the LOC126633754 gene encoding centromere/kinetochore protein zw10 homolog produces TARPKIQTPTLPAHVITLRLKPPPVPSLRSSSTIPIQTTLLRLSLPKRQFLPSDWPEMDAQFDSINVRELLSAQDLSDPTTPLSAPDLRLLIQRLDSHSLQIKSKIQSYLLSHHQDFANLFSVCNDAVTRSNQMSDDVVQLLSSISDRPIEAEIGQIIKKMSATTKEAREKKALLELVRAILAISEKLNGAREGLRNGRLRFAAKELRELKKALRISDDDRVDEREPVVYSLLRKEWSECFQEIQEVLVRFIGNAVRFERELNRIRVKYVLNIDGNDGIELRTVLEALDVVGILDYGLAKVADLMIKHVISPGLNFGAPVSFVAEVNQDPKVLTEAILNIVPSNDPKIEKMDGETIYSGIIQVIKFISNYICLQDESWIRCFGRLTWPRISELIISKFLSKVVPEDASKLADFLKIISCTSEFETALREMKFISASDNKDNQLSNFAENVEVHFASRKKTEILAKARNLLLQCDFSTLHEYPRNNKNDRDAAKSPELVDLLFLSGRCVVSKAAIELMKLVHQTLQDVCVSSPRVALEFYRAARDALLLYEVVVPVKLERQLDGINHVAVLMHNDCFYLSQEILGLAFEYRSDFPSSIKEHAMFVDMAPRFHIIAEEILQRQIQHVIRSLREALDGADGFQNTHERQQFQSANLSIDQVVFILDKVRLIWEPILLPSTYKRSICVVLESVFSRVTKDILLLDDMAAEETLQLQSLIHLMLESLISLLESLAAIQVEKSQEGIACTIDDFIPSLYKIRKLAELLDMPLKSITAAWESGELRSCGFTSSEVEDFIKAIFADSPLRKECLARIKGDW; encoded by the exons ACAGCCCGCCCCAAAATCCAAACACCAACGCTCCCGGCGCACGTTATCACACTCCGCCTAAAACCTCCGCCAGTCCCATCTCTTCGTTCTTCATCCACCATTCCGATACAAACTACACTCCTCCGGCTGAGTCTCCCCAAACGGCAGTTCCTGCCGTCCGATTGGCCAGAAATGGACGCCCAGTTCGACTCAATCAACGTTCGAGAGCTCCTGTCGGCGCAGGACCTCAGCGACCCCACGACCCCTCTGTCCGCACCGGATCTCCGCCTCCTCATCCAACGCCTCGACTCCCACTCGCTCCAAATCAAGTCCAAAATCCAATCTTACCTCCTCTCTCACCACCAGGATTTCGCCAACCTCTTCTCCGTCTGCAACGACGCCGTTACGCGCTCCAATCAAATGTCCGACGACGTCGTTCAGCTTCTGAGTTCGATTTCCGACCGCCCGATCGAGGCGGAGATCGGACAGATTATAAAGAAGATGAGCGCTACGACGAAAGAGGCGAGGGAGAAGAAGGCATTGTTGGAGTTGGTGAGGGCAATTCTGGCAATAAGTGAAAAGTTGAATGGCGCGAGAGAGGGGTTGAGGAATGGACGGCTGAGATTCGCCGCCAAGGAACTGAGGGAGCTGAAGAAAGCTCTTAGGATTTCTGATGATGATCGTGTCGATGAGAGAGAGCCAGTGGTGTACAGCTTGCTGAGGAAGGAGTGGTCAGAATGCTTTCAGGAG ATTCAAGAGGTGCTTGTGAGGTTCATCGGAAATGCGGTGCGGTTTGAGCGGGAATTGAATAGAATCCGTGTCAAGTATGTACTAAACATTGATGGAAACGATGGGATTGAGCTCCGCACAGTTTTGGAAGCTTTGGAT GTGGTTGGAATTTTGGATTATGGTCTTGCTAAAGTAGCTGACTTGATGATCAAGCATGTCATCTCCCCGGGTCTAAATTTTGGAGCTCCTGTCTCCTTTGTAGCTGAAGTAAATCAAGACCCTAAAGTACTGACTGAGGCAATACTGAACATTGTGCCATCAAATGATCCAAAG ATTGAAAAAATGGATGGCGAGACTATCTATTCAGGGATTATTCAGGTTATCAAGTTTATTAGCAACTATATCTGCCTTCAAGATGAATCTTGGATTCGATGCTTTGGGAGATTGACATGGCCAAGGATTTCAGAGTTAATTATTTCTAAATTTCTTTCGAAG GTTGTTCCTGAAGATGCTTCAAAACTTGCTGACTTTTTGAAGATCATTAGTTGTACTTCCGAATTTGAGACTGCTTTAAGGGAAATGAAGTTTATTTCAGCATCTGATAACAAAGATAACCAGTTGAGCAATTTTGCTGAAAATGTCGAGGTTCACTTTGCATCCAGGAAGAAGACAGAGATCCTGGCAAAAGCCAGAAATCTgcttctacaatgtgatttttCTACTCTTCAT GAGTATCCAAGGAATAACAAGAATGATCGGGATGCTGCCAAATCTCCAGAGCTTGTTGACTTGCTATTCCTGTCGGGGAGGTGTGTGGTGTCCAAAGCAGCAATTGAACTAATGAAGCTAGTGCACCAGACACTTCAG GATGTTTGCGTGTCATCCCCCAGAGTTGCTTTGGAGTTTTATCGGGCTGCTAGGGATGCTCTACTTCTATATGAAGTTGTGGTTCCTGTCAAG CTAGAAAGGCAGCTTGATGGAATCAACCACGTTGCTGTTCTTATGCACAATGATTGCTTTTATCTATCTCAGGAGATACTTGGGCTTGCTTTCGAG TATCGCTCAGACTTTCCAAGTTCCATCAAAGAACATGCTATGTTCGTTGATATGGCTCCAAGATTCCATATTATAGCAGAGGAAATACTGCAGAGACAAATTCAACATGTTATTCGTAGTTTGAGAGAG GCTCTAGATGGCGCTGATGGATTTCAGAATACCCATGAAAGGCAACAATTTCAATCTGCAAATTTGAGTATAGATCAG GTTGTTTTTATTCTGGACAAAGTACGTCTGATATGGGAGCCAATCTTGTTGCCTTCAACTTACAAGAGAAGCATTTGTGTTGTGCTTGAATCGGTTTTTTCTAGAGTGACAAAAGACATACTCCTTTTAGATGATATGGCAGCAGAAGAAACATTACAG CTTCAAAGTCTGATTCATTTGATGCTGGAAAGCCTAATTTCTTTGCTGGAGTCCCTTGCTGCCATCCAAGTAGAGAAGTCACAAGAGGGCATTGCTTGCACCATTGATGATTTCATACCTTCGTTATATAAAATTCGTAAATTGGCAG AATTATTAGATATGCCCTTAAAATCCATTACAGCAGCTTGGGAAAGTGGAGAGTTGCGCAGTTGTGGCTTTACGTCGTCAGAG GTAGAAGATTTTATCAAGGCGATATTTGCCGATTCACCTTTGAGAAAAGAATGCTTGGCGAGGATAAAGGGCGACTGGTAA
- the LOC126581857 gene encoding uncharacterized protein LOC126581857: protein MKKLYNRKGKIHPSPSPPSVADPLTLLPATILALAISLSAEDQEVLAYLISCTNNSSGGCTMNQLGPTTKSNPAPATRPPQVTSMPCIKPHNPNADKTYGDHKAHQKCDCFRCYTSFWARWDASPNRQLIHEIIEAYEERLVEKKRLRNSKVKKERRKTNKGSGGHLGSGEGHGDKKEVEVGPQMVDAGVVVGEVMRGGESGDEGCEVGLERGTIRRLVSFIGDKIWGAWN, encoded by the coding sequence ATGAAGAAGCTCTACAACAGGAAGGGCAAAATCCACCCGTCACCGTCGCCGCCCTCCGTAGCTGACCCTCTGACCCTTCTTCCGGCAACCATCCTTGCCTTGGCCATATCTCTTTCCGCCGAAGACCAAGAGGTCTTGGCCTATCTCATCTCCTGCACCAACAACTCCTCAGGCGGTTGCACGATGAACCAGCTTGGGCCCACTACTAAGTCCAATCCTGCACCGGCGACAAGACCGCCGCAGGTAACATCTATGCCTTGTATCAAGCCACACAATCCCAACGCGGACAAGACCTATGGCGACCACAAGGCCCACCAGAAGTGCGACTGCTTCAGGTGCTACACGAGTTTTTGGGCACGATGGGACGCTTCGCCGAACCGCCAGCTGATCCACGAAATCATTGAGGCTTACGAGGAGAGGTTGGTGGAGAAGAAGAGGTTAAGAAACTCAAAggtgaagaaagagagaaggaagacTAACAAGGGCAGTGGTGGTCATTTGGGCTCTGGGGAAGGGCATGGGGACAAGAAGGAGGTGGAGGTAGGCCCACAAATGGTGGATGCTGGTGTTGTTGTTGGTGAAGTGATGAGAGGTGGTGAGTCTGGTGATGAAGGTTGTGAGGTTGGACTGGAGAGGGGGACCATAAGGAGGCTGGTGAGTTTCATTGGGGACAAAATTTGGGGTGCTtggaattag
- the LOC126581852 gene encoding GDSL esterase/lipase At2g04570-like, with protein MAYLHISWLLLAQCLLLLVTRIVAKVPAVVVFGDSSVDAGNNNQIQTVLKSNFQPYGRDFDGGKPTGRFSNGRVPTDFISNAFGLRSSVPAYLDPAYNISDFAVGVTFASAGTGYDTATSDVLSVIPLWKQLQYYKEFQNKLRLYMGGNKADQTIHEALHMMSLGTNDFLENYYTYPGRSNQYSIEQYQDFLIGIAGNFIKQLYDLGARKISLGGLPPMGCLPLERTTNFMGGNDCISNYNNVALEFNGKLKTLTTNLNKQLPGIKLVFSNPYYIFLHMIRRPSFYGFEVSSVACCASGMFEMGYACNRNNLLTCTDASKYMFWDAFHPTEKANRIISDYVMKKVLAQFL; from the exons ATGGCATACCTGCACATTTCATGGCTTCTTCTAGCTCAATGCCTCCTACTACTAGTCACAAGAATTGTTGCCAAAGTTCCGGCAGTTGTGGTGTTCGGGGACTCGTCGGTGGATGCTGGGAACAACAACCAGATTCAAACAGTTTTGAAGAGCAATTTCCAGCCCTATGGTCGTGACTTTGACGGTGGCAAGCCAACTGGGAGGTTCTCCAATGGCAGAGTGCCTACGGACTTCATCTCCAACGCTTTTGGACTTAGATCATCCGTACCTGCCTACTTGGATCCTGCTTATAACATATCAGATTTTGCAGTCGGAGTTACTTTTGCTTCTGCTGGCACTGGCTATGACACTGCAACTTCAGATGTGCTA TCAGTGATACCACTATGGAAGCAGTTGCAGTACTACAAAGAATTTCAGAACAAGTTGAGACTTTATATGGGAGGAAACAAAGCAGACCAAACCATCCATGAAGCTTTGCACATGATGAGCTTAGGAACCAATGACTTCCTTGAAAACTACTACACATACCCCGGCCGGTCGAATCAATACTCTATCGAACAATACCAAGATTTTCTCATTGGAATTGCAggaaatttcatcaaacaaCTCTACGATCTCGGAGCTCGGAAAATATCCTTAGGAGGCCTACCTCCAATGGGGTGCTTGCCACTGGAGAGAACCACAAATTTCATGGGTGGAAATGACTGCATTTCAAATTACAACAATGTGGCTTTAGAGTTCAATGGCAAGCTGAAGACCTTGACTACAAATCTGAATAAACAGCTTCCTGGGATCAAATTGGTTTTTTCAAACCCATATTACATTTTCCTGCATATGATAAGAAGGCCTTCTTTTTATG GATTCGAGGTGTCATCGGTGGCGTGTTGTGCCAGTGGAATGTTTGAAATGGGCTACGCATGCAATCGAAACAACTTGCTCACTTGCACAGACGCAAGCAAATACATGTTCTGGGATGCCTTTCATCCTACTGAAAAAGCAAACCGTATAATCTCTGATTATGTGATGAAAAAAGTACTTGCCCAGTTCCTTTGA